TGCTTCTTGTAAAATAAGCAGGGAAAATCTTCAAATGGTTATTGTATTCTACCGTTGCCAAATATGACTTGCTGACTGGCCGGGAGCAGAAAAAACCTTGACTACAATGCGTTCAATGCGATGACGTTTTAATTCCGTCTCATCTTTAATCAATTCATTCACAAACCAGCGCGATAATTCTTCCACGGTAATATTAGTCAGCGGCATCAATGTGACGTCTTCTTTTAAAAAAGGGATTTTTTTATGATTAAACGTAAAATAATAATAGATATCGTCTTCATCATATTGTAAAAAGGGTGAATACTGTGGCATGAGAAAAGTTTGATTCAAATGTCTGCAGAGCGTATGAATGCGTTCCTTATAATAACGGTAATCAAACGTCATGCCATTATCTTCTACCCAAGTGGTCAGTGCCAAATAGACGCCATACTGGTGACCATGCAATGGCTCGCGTTCCGTTGCCGAAAAAATAGTGGTATGACCTGCGGAAAACTTCATGGATTCCTTTTGCAATTCCACCGTCGTCAAATACTTAGCCATAATTACAAGCTCGCTCGTTTGTCATGCCATTGAAACCCGCTTAATGGCCACTCAACTTCTTTCGTCAAAGCCAACACTTTAA
This genomic interval from Legionella oakridgensis ATCC 33761 = DSM 21215 contains the following:
- a CDS encoding 6-pyruvoyl trahydropterin synthase family protein — translated: MAKYLTTVELQKESMKFSAGHTTIFSATEREPLHGHQYGVYLALTTWVEDNGMTFDYRYYKERIHTLCRHLNQTFLMPQYSPFLQYDEDDIYYYFTFNHKKIPFLKEDVTLMPLTNITVEELSRWFVNELIKDETELKRHRIERIVVKVFSAPGQSASHIWQR